One stretch of Bacteroidales bacterium DNA includes these proteins:
- a CDS encoding carbon starvation protein A — protein MNAMPFVIGTVAIFAIAYRLYFSFVAAKVAVKNDLALTPAHRLYDKQNYYPMNKWVLFGHHFAAIAGAGPLVGPVLAAQFGFMPGFLWMLIGSVMAGAVHDFVILTASVQHDGKSLAFIAKEEINKVSGGTTTFAIILIIVVAMAGLGLVVVNALAESSWGTFTIASTIPIAIIMGLWMFKVRKGKTLEATIFGVIMLILAVVAGRYVPDSQFASWFTFKHDTLTILLAVYGFFASVLPVWLLLSPRDYLSSIMKISVIALLAVGLIIVAPEIKMPAFTEFIHGGGPIIPGKLFPYLFITIACGAISGFHALVGSGTTPKMIMKESHIKTIAVGSMLTEGAVSIMALIAATSLLPLDYFQINVPVEKFQAILPKLQAMGFTESNIDQLSASVGEKIAGRTGGAVSLGVGMAYIFSSIPGMKHLMSYWYHFAIMFEALFILTTIDAGTRIGRFLLQEAFGKVYKPFQQTNWLPGNLITSGLIVFAWAYFIYTGTVSTIWPMFGTANQLLATIALAIGTSFIINRGRAKYAWVTILPMLFVGVTTVTAAFLNIKNIYIPQAREASTLVPGLINLILTLSILVCVFIIFYNAVPKWIAGIKGIQR, from the coding sequence ATGAATGCCATGCCTTTTGTAATCGGAACTGTTGCAATATTTGCTATCGCATACAGGCTCTATTTTAGTTTCGTCGCGGCAAAAGTGGCAGTAAAAAATGATCTGGCTCTTACTCCGGCACACAGATTATACGACAAACAGAACTACTACCCAATGAATAAATGGGTACTGTTTGGGCATCATTTTGCTGCAATTGCCGGAGCGGGACCATTGGTGGGACCAGTTCTGGCTGCACAATTTGGCTTTATGCCCGGATTTCTATGGATGCTTATAGGGTCAGTAATGGCAGGTGCGGTTCATGACTTTGTGATTCTCACTGCATCGGTACAGCATGATGGCAAATCGCTGGCATTTATTGCTAAAGAAGAAATCAATAAGGTGAGTGGAGGTACAACAACATTTGCAATCATATTGATCATAGTAGTGGCCATGGCTGGTCTGGGACTCGTTGTTGTGAATGCTCTGGCAGAAAGCTCCTGGGGTACATTTACAATAGCTTCTACAATTCCGATAGCCATTATCATGGGTTTGTGGATGTTTAAGGTCAGAAAAGGCAAAACACTTGAAGCTACAATTTTTGGAGTTATTATGCTGATTCTGGCTGTTGTTGCAGGAAGATATGTCCCTGATTCTCAATTTGCTTCCTGGTTTACATTTAAACACGATACCCTTACTATACTTCTCGCCGTTTATGGCTTTTTTGCTTCTGTACTGCCAGTATGGCTGCTTCTTTCACCGCGCGATTACCTGAGTTCTATTATGAAAATATCGGTTATCGCACTTCTTGCTGTTGGATTAATTATTGTGGCTCCGGAGATAAAAATGCCGGCATTCACTGAATTCATTCATGGAGGAGGACCCATCATCCCTGGAAAACTATTCCCATATCTTTTCATTACAATTGCATGCGGAGCCATCTCCGGTTTTCATGCACTTGTGGGTTCGGGCACAACCCCGAAGATGATTATGAAAGAGTCTCATATTAAGACAATAGCCGTCGGTTCAATGTTGACTGAAGGCGCTGTTTCTATCATGGCCCTGATCGCAGCCACAAGTCTTCTGCCTCTCGATTATTTTCAGATAAATGTTCCCGTTGAAAAGTTTCAGGCTATCCTGCCAAAGCTTCAGGCAATGGGATTTACAGAATCAAACATCGACCAGCTCTCTGCAAGTGTCGGTGAGAAGATTGCCGGCAGAACAGGTGGTGCTGTTTCCCTTGGAGTCGGTATGGCTTATATTTTTTCATCTATCCCTGGAATGAAACATCTGATGTCGTACTGGTACCATTTTGCCATTATGTTCGAGGCTCTTTTCATACTTACAACGATTGATGCCGGTACAAGAATAGGAAGGTTTCTGTTGCAGGAAGCTTTCGGGAAAGTATATAAGCCATTTCAGCAGACAAACTGGCTGCCGGGAAATCTGATTACAAGCGGGCTGATTGTTTTTGCCTGGGCTTATTTCATTTATACAGGTACAGTATCTACAATCTGGCCAATGTTCGGGACTGCAAATCAGCTTCTTGCAACAATAGCCCTGGCAATAGGTACTTCATTTATTATCAACAGGGGAAGAGCAAAATATGCCTGGGTGACTATCCTGCCAATGCTTTTTGTAGGAGTAACTACGGTTACAGCAGCATTTCTTAATATAAAAAATATCTATATACCTCAGGCCAGGGAAGCTTCAACTTTGGTGCCCGGTCTGATAAATCTTATCCTGACACTGTCGATTCTGGTATGTGTTTTCATAATCTTCTATAATGCAGTACCAAAATGGATTGCAGGTATTAAAGGAATTCAAAGATGA
- a CDS encoding long-chain fatty acid--CoA ligase, translated as MEVTRTFDLLERYRENPEKDDALCFKHDGKWLKFSSKEYIEYSYNFCYGLYELGLRKGDKIVTVSTNRPEWNFIDMGMAMIGVVHVPVFTSLNTAEYEYIIKDSGAKMIVVSDAKLLKCMSPLSMAISKSVKVYSFDKIPGIVNWMEIVNSGKEASAETKNAVEEGKRGIDPETFATLIYTSGTTGKPKGVMLAQKNLVSNFVSAATVFNLKPSDKYLSILPLCHVGGRMGNYQTQYSGASIYYAESMGTIAVNMGEIKPDGFDAVPRVLEKFYDVIISKGKKLTGIKKRLFFWAVKLGLKYKPFGENGWLYEKKLSIADKLIFSKWRAALGGNVRIVGCGGASLQSRLERIFWAAGIKIINMYGLTETSPIITINRTYKGGVKLGSVGITIEGVEVKIAEDGEILCKGPNVMLGYYNDPELTKSAIDEEGWFHTGDIGYLEEGKFLMVTDRKKEIFKLSNGKFIAPQLIENMFKESNVIDQIMVVGEHEKFASALISPNFKYFDEWKTLKKISFSDSEELIGLPEIQSYFNSEIEKINKKLSPPERINRFRLVPDEWSPATGELSPTLKLKRKFISDKYKKLLDQVYMK; from the coding sequence ATGGAAGTAACAAGAACATTTGATCTTCTTGAAAGATACAGGGAGAATCCGGAAAAGGATGATGCATTGTGCTTTAAGCATGATGGGAAATGGCTGAAATTCAGTTCAAAGGAATATATAGAGTATTCATATAACTTCTGTTATGGTTTATATGAACTCGGACTTAGAAAAGGAGACAAAATTGTAACTGTTTCCACTAATCGTCCCGAATGGAATTTCATCGATATGGGTATGGCAATGATCGGGGTCGTCCATGTACCGGTATTTACTTCTCTTAATACAGCTGAATATGAGTATATTATCAAAGACTCCGGGGCGAAAATGATAGTAGTGTCTGATGCAAAATTACTTAAATGCATGAGCCCGTTATCTATGGCCATCAGCAAATCCGTAAAAGTCTATTCTTTCGATAAGATCCCGGGAATTGTCAACTGGATGGAGATAGTCAACTCAGGAAAGGAAGCTTCCGCGGAAACAAAAAATGCTGTGGAGGAAGGAAAGAGAGGGATTGATCCTGAGACTTTTGCAACACTTATCTATACCTCCGGAACAACAGGTAAACCAAAAGGTGTAATGCTTGCCCAGAAAAATCTCGTCAGCAATTTCGTCTCAGCAGCAACTGTGTTCAACCTGAAACCATCTGATAAATACCTGAGTATATTACCATTATGTCATGTCGGCGGAAGAATGGGAAATTACCAGACACAATATAGCGGAGCAAGCATTTATTATGCCGAAAGCATGGGCACAATAGCTGTTAACATGGGTGAGATAAAACCTGACGGTTTTGATGCAGTTCCGAGGGTTCTTGAGAAATTCTATGATGTTATTATTTCAAAAGGGAAGAAACTTACAGGAATTAAAAAAAGACTCTTCTTCTGGGCTGTTAAACTGGGATTAAAATATAAGCCATTCGGTGAAAACGGATGGTTATATGAGAAAAAACTAAGTATTGCAGATAAGCTCATTTTCAGCAAGTGGAGAGCTGCCCTTGGCGGCAATGTAAGAATCGTCGGCTGTGGCGGTGCAAGCCTTCAGTCGCGGCTTGAAAGGATCTTCTGGGCTGCCGGAATTAAGATTATTAATATGTATGGCCTCACAGAAACATCGCCTATTATTACTATTAACAGGACATATAAAGGAGGTGTAAAGCTGGGCTCAGTAGGAATCACCATTGAGGGCGTTGAAGTGAAAATTGCTGAGGATGGCGAAATTCTTTGCAAGGGTCCCAATGTCATGCTGGGCTATTATAACGACCCTGAGCTTACAAAGTCAGCAATAGATGAAGAAGGGTGGTTTCACACCGGCGATATAGGATATCTTGAGGAAGGTAAATTCCTTATGGTCACCGACAGGAAAAAGGAGATCTTCAAACTTTCGAACGGTAAGTTTATTGCTCCCCAGCTCATTGAGAATATGTTCAAAGAATCTAATGTTATAGACCAGATTATGGTAGTCGGGGAACATGAGAAATTTGCAAGTGCCTTAATATCACCTAATTTCAAATACTTTGACGAGTGGAAAACCTTGAAAAAGATCTCATTTTCAGATTCAGAGGAGTTAATTGGCTTGCCAGAAATCCAGTCTTACTTTAATTCCGAAATCGAAAAGATCAACAAAAAACTAAGTCCGCCAGAAAGAATAAACAGGTTCAGGTTAGTGCCTGATGAATGGAGTCCGGCAACAGGTGAGCTCTCTCCTACCCTTAAACTGAAGAGGAAATTCATTTCTGACAAGTATAAAAAGCTGCTGGATCAGGTTTATATGAAGTAG
- a CDS encoding GNAT family N-acetyltransferase, which translates to MQITKVSDKKTRKQFLDAARIIYRDDKVWVCPFDNEIEAIFDPEKNPYFKHGEVERWILLDDSNNLTGRIAAFIDKNLAFTYDQPTGGMGFFECINDKNSAFLLFDTAREWLRERGMEAMDGPINFGETDKYWGLLVGGFTHPSFEVPYNPPYYQELFESYGFQTYYKMEGFHLDITKPLDERFMKIAEWVSKKPGYEFRHFTWKDQKKFTQDFALVFNEAWASFKTNFEPLQADYINTVLKKAKAIIDEEFIWLAYFEGKPIAIYLMFPDLNMILKHLNGKLDLFSMIKFLYLKKRNTMTRAKGLLMGVIPKYQNHGIESAFILKVREVFAKKPHYTEVEFSWVADFNPKMRKIFISVGSVPAKNYITYRYLFDRTKEFKRYPIPESK; encoded by the coding sequence ATGCAGATCACCAAAGTCTCCGACAAAAAAACAAGAAAACAATTCCTCGATGCTGCGAGAATAATTTACAGGGACGACAAGGTATGGGTGTGCCCTTTTGATAATGAGATAGAGGCGATTTTTGATCCTGAAAAAAACCCGTATTTCAAACATGGTGAGGTAGAAAGATGGATCCTGCTTGACGACAGCAACAATCTGACAGGAAGAATAGCTGCATTCATCGATAAAAACCTTGCGTTTACCTACGACCAGCCTACTGGCGGAATGGGGTTTTTCGAATGCATAAATGATAAGAACTCTGCCTTTCTCCTTTTCGATACTGCCAGGGAGTGGCTGAGGGAACGGGGAATGGAGGCAATGGACGGACCAATAAACTTCGGGGAGACAGACAAATACTGGGGTCTCCTTGTCGGAGGCTTCACACACCCTTCGTTTGAAGTACCCTATAATCCTCCATACTACCAGGAGCTCTTTGAATCATACGGGTTTCAGACCTATTATAAAATGGAAGGGTTCCACCTTGATATAACAAAACCACTCGACGAAAGATTCATGAAAATTGCAGAGTGGGTGTCAAAGAAACCCGGTTACGAATTCAGGCATTTCACATGGAAAGACCAGAAAAAATTCACTCAGGATTTCGCCCTTGTTTTTAATGAAGCCTGGGCATCTTTCAAAACCAATTTTGAACCCTTGCAGGCCGATTACATAAACACCGTTCTTAAAAAAGCAAAAGCAATAATCGACGAAGAGTTTATCTGGCTCGCATATTTTGAAGGTAAACCAATTGCAATCTATCTGATGTTTCCCGATCTGAATATGATATTAAAGCATCTGAACGGAAAACTCGATCTGTTCAGTATGATTAAGTTCCTTTACCTGAAGAAGCGTAACACAATGACACGTGCCAAAGGGCTGCTGATGGGCGTAATACCGAAGTATCAAAACCATGGGATAGAATCGGCATTTATCCTGAAAGTACGTGAAGTATTTGCAAAGAAACCTCATTATACAGAAGTTGAATTCTCGTGGGTGGCTGATTTCAATCCCAAGATGAGAAAGATCTTTATCTCAGTCGGAAGTGTTCCTGCTAAGAATTATATAACTTACAGGTATCTTTTCGACAGAACAAAAGAATTTAAAAGATATCCTATTCCGGAATCAAAATGA